AGGGCAGCTTCCACCACCGCGGGTCCGTACTTGCTGAACGGACCCACCGTGTTCAGCACCACCTGAGCGCCGGTGAACAGGTCGGTCAGCGCGTCGACGTCGCCGGCCACCTCGGTGACCTCGTAGTCGGCAGTTTCGATGCCGGCCACGTTGGTACGCATCGATTCGTCGAGCCGGTCCTTGCTGCGCCCGGCCGCGACGAACGGCACGTTGTATTCGCGCAGGTACTCACAGACGAGCCGGCCGGTGTAGCCGGATGCGCCGTACACGACGACGGGCTTGGTGCTCATGGGCTGCCTCCAGGTGCTCGGGAACGTGTTCGAGTGAGTCGGGCCGGAACCGCGGATCACATACCCATGCCGCCGTCGACCGGGAGGCCGGCGCCGGTGATGAATCGGGCCGCGTCGGAGGCGAGGAAGACGACCGCGTCGGCCATGTCGGCGACTTCACCGAGCCGGCCGGCCGGGGTCAGCTCGACGACCGAGCCGACCGCTTCCTCGGGCGAGCCGAACAGGCCGATCGCGGCGACATCGTTGGCCAGCCCGACGCCCATCGCGGTCGGCACCAATCCGGGATAGATGCAGTTGACCCGCACGCCGTAGCCGAGCCGGCCCGATTCCATCGCAGCGACTCGGGTGAGTCGATCGACCGCGGACTTGGTCGCCGAGTACACCGCGATGCCGGGGAAAGCGATGGTCGCAGCGACCGATGCGACGTTGACGATGGCCCCACCGGCCCCGGCGATCCCGTTCGGGCGCATCGCCAGCAGACCGTGCTTGATACCGAGGGTGGTGCCCTTGACGTTGACGGCGAGCATGGTGTCGATCTGCTCGGCTGTGACCTCGGTCAGCAGGCTCGTGATCTCGACTCCGGCGTTGTTGACCACGAGGTCCAGGCCGCCGAGCTGATCGACAGTAGCGGCGACCGCCGACTCCCAGTTCGCGTCGTCGGTGACGTCGAGGTGGACGAATCCGGCGCCCAGCGTCGTTGCCGTGGCGCCGCCCAGCTCGTCCTCGACGTCGCCGATGACCACGTTCGCGCCGGCGGCGATCAGGGCCTTGGCCATCCCCTCGCCGAGTCCTCGAGCCCCGCCGGTGACCAGTGCTTTGCGACCGGTCAGATCGAAGACGCTCATGGCGGCCCGCCCTTCGGAGATGGTGGTGACCAAACGGTGTGACAGACACATTACGTGACCCGTGACACATGTAAAGAGAAATCTTGGCAACTGACACAAAAAAACTTCATGCCTGACCAGGCCGTTTGCCCAGGTATTGTTGGGCGATCATCGGCGTGCGGCTGTCGGGGCCGAGTGTGCGTAGGCCGGAGGGAGTCGGAACAGTGGCCAACAACCGGACTGCGCCGGACGTGCCGTCTGCCTCGGATGCTGCGGCGTCTCGCGAAAGCCCGGCGGCGTCTCGCGAAAGCCCGGCCGGCAATGCCGCGAAGCGGCGTGCGGACAAGATCGCCGGGCGGCGGGACGAGCTCGCCCGAGCCACGTTGCGGACGCTGGCCGAGCTGGGTTACGCCCGGACCAGCTTGCGCGAGATTGCGGCCAACTCGGAGTACAGCCACGGGGTCCTGCACTACTACTTCATCGACAAGGTCGACCTGATCTCGCATTGTGTCCGGCTGTACAAGACCGAGTGCGTCGCCCGCTACGACGATCTGGTCGCCGGTGCTTCCGAGGCCGGTGCGCTGCGGAGCGGTTTCGCCGAACGGCTGGCGCAGACGTTGGTCGACGACAACGAGATGCACCGGCTTTGGTACGACCTGCGTTCCCAGAGCATGTTCGAGCAGGTCTTCGCCCCCGACGTGCAAGCGATCGACACCAACCTCGAGCAGATGATCTGGCGGGTGGTCGAGCGGTATGCCGAGCTCTCGCACAGCATGCCGACCGTCGATGCGCGGACCGCGTACGCCGCGCTCGACGGGTTGTTCGTCCAGGCCCTGGTGCGGTACTCGCACGGTACGGCCGACGCGCCGCATCGGTTGCGGGAGCAGGCATTCGAGTTGCTCCCGCGGCTGATCGCCTGACCTCGGTGGTACTGCACAGCGCGGGCATCCTGCTGTACCGGCAGGACGCCGACCGGGTTCGGGTTTTTCTCGCCCACATCGGCGGGCCGCTGTGGGCCGGCAAGGACGAGCGAGCCTGGACGATTCCGAAAGGGCTGCTGGCCGCCGACGAAGAACCGCGGGCCGCGGCCGTGCGGGAGTTCACCGAGGAGACCGGCGCGCCGCCGCCGGACGGCGAACTGATCGAACTCGGGACGTTCCGGCAGGCCGGTGGGAAGCGGGTGACGGCGTATGCGTTGTGTGCGGATTTCGACGCGATGACGTTGGCCGGCAACACCTTCCAGATGGAATGGCCACCTCGCTCCGGACAGATCCGCGAGTTCCCCGAAGTGGACCGAGCTGATTGGTTCGACCTCGACACCGCGGCCGACAAGCTGGTGCGAGGGCAAGTGCCGATGCTGGCCGCGCTGAGCACGCTGGTCGACGGTGTTCCGACCGCGGCCGCCGATCGGTCAGAACAGGTTCCACCAATAGACGAGCGTGGCGAGCAACCAGACGATCGCGGTCTCCACTGAGGTCGTCCTTCCGATCCACGGCTCCGGCCTGACGCCGATCCGGCGGATGGGTGCCGAACCGGTCTACCCGCCGCGTCTTACCTCGACTCTACCGGTGCGGGTCAGGGTTTACGGGCTACCCCCGACCAGTACCAGACCTCTTCGGGATTGTTCACCAAGCTCGGCCCGTCGGCCAGGTCGAGGCGCCAGGCGGCGACCGGTACGAGGCCCGGCTCAACGGTGGGGAGCCCGTTGAACAGGGTTTCGAACTCGGCCCGACTGCGGGCCTGGAAGCGCACCCCGCCGGCTTCGATGGCGGTCACCGCCCGAGCCATCGCTGCCGGCGCGAAGTCGCCGGTGGGGTGGGTGATCGTCAGGAAGCTGCCGGACGGTACGGCGTCCAGCAGGGTCTGGATCGCTTCGGCCGGGCGGTCGCTGTCGTGGAAGTACATCATGATGGCAACCAGCATGATCGCGACCGGTCGATCCAGATCCAGGGTTTCGGCGACTGCGGGATGCTCGAGAATCGAGCGGGGCTCGTGGAGGTCGGCCTGGATGTAGGTGGTCGCGCCTTCCGGGGTGCTGCTCATCAATGCCCGGGCGTGCGCCAGGACCAGCGGATCTTTGTCCACGTAGACGATTCGGCTGCTCGGGTCGATCTGCTGTGCCACCTCATGGGTGTTGTCCGCGGACGGGATGCCGGTACCGATGTCGAGGAACTGAGTTACTCCGGCTTCGGCGACCAAGTACCGAACGGCGCGACCGAGAAACGCCCGGTTCGCTTGAGCCATCGCCTTGATCGTCGGAATATGTTGTGCCACTGTGTCACCGAAGACGCGATCGGCCTCGTAGTTGTCTTTGCCGCCGAGCCAGTAGTTGTATACCCGAGCCTCGTGCGGGACGGTCGTGTCGATTTCGGTTCGCGGTCGGCTGCGGTCATCGCTGGTGGAGGACACTGCAGTTCCTTTGTTTGTGGGAAGGTGCCGTAGGCGGCGCAGCATGGGTGGCTGCGGAGCGTCCCTGAGTGTGCCACGTCTGCCGGGGCACTGATGAAGTCGGTTCGGAATATGTAGTTCTGAAACTCGATTCATCGGCTTTTTACCGAAAGAAGCCGGGAAATCGCCAAGATAACGGGGTTGTTCCTGGATCTTGCGGACGATCGAGCCCGACCGAAACGAAAATGCTCCCGACCCGCAGTGCGGGCCAGGAGCATTTTCGTCGTCTCAACCACGAGTCGGGGTGGCGGGATTTGAACCCACGACCTCTTCGTCCCGAACGAAGCGCGCTACCAAGCTGCGCCACACCCCGTGTCGACTCCGGTAGCTTACCGCACTCGCCGACGAACGCTGAATCGCCTGCAAGAACGCCGTATCCCCGGCGAGAACACCGGTATCACCGGCATGCCGGATCGCGGACGAGCCCGTCGGTGACGGATCAGCGGGTGGCTGCCGCGGTGTCGGTCACTCCCCGGCCACTGTCGGACTGGTCGCCGGGAGCGGGCCGCGCGACCAGGGTGAGCAGGCTGGCTTCCGGTCGGCAGAACAGCCGGTACGGCGCCCACGGCGACGTCCCGATCCCGGCCGAGACGTGCAATCGCATGCGCTCGCCCCAGCGAGACGCCCCTTTGGCCCGGGAACGGTCCAGCCCGCAGTTGGTCACCAGGGCGCCGTAGACCGGTAGACAGACCTGGCCACCGTGGGTATGCCCGGCCAGCACCAGGTCGTAGCCGTCCGCGGCAAATCGATCGAGTACCCGTGGTTCCGGCGAATGGGTCAGGCCCAGGCGCAAGCCGGCACCCGGATTCGGCGCACCCGCGACCGTGTCGTACCGGTCGCGATCGATGTGTGGGTCGTCCACTCCGGCGACGGCGATGTGGACTCCGGCGACGTCGAGCTCGCGCCGCACGTGGGTCATGTCCAACCAGCCCCGCTCGGTGAACGCAGCTCGCATATCCCGCCACGGCAACGGCTCACCGGTCGGTGTCCGGCGATGGTTGTTGATCAGGTATCGGGCCGGATTCTTCGGTACCGGCCCGAAGTAGTCGTTGCTACCGAACACGAACAGGCCGGGTCGGGCGAGCAGGCCACCGAGGGCCTGGACGACGGACGGCACAGCCCGTGGGTGCGAGAGATTATCCCCGGTGTTCACCACCAAGTCCGGCTCGAGCCGGTCGAGCTCGCGCACCCACTGCTGTTTGACCCGTTGCCATGGGGTCATGTGCAGATCGCTGATGTGCAGCACACGCAGGCTGGCGGCGCCCGGTTCGAGTACCGGGAGGGTGGCTTCGCGGAGCGTGTATGCGTTGCGTTCGACGACGGAGACGTAGCCGATTCCCAGTGCGGCCGCTCCGGTCAATCCGGTGGCGGTGCGGCGCAGCGTCGACAGCGATATCTCGGACATCTGTACAGAGTAGGCGCCTCGACCGGAGCAGTCCCACCCGCGCTGCGGCGTAACGTTGGTCGGCATGGCCGAACTGAAGGCTCGATTGCGATCCGACCTCACCGCCGCGATGAAGGCCAAGGACACGGTACGGACGCAAACGTTGCGAATGTTGCTGGCCGGGATCACCAATGCGGAGGTTGCCGGTGACCGGGCGCAGGAGCTCGCGGACGTTCAGGTTGTCGAGGTACTTGCCAAAGAAGCCAAGAAGCGGGCCGAGGCGGCGAAGGTTTTCGCCGACGCCGGCCGGGCCGAGCTCGCCGCCAAGGAACGGGACGAGGCCGAGATCATCGACGAGTACCTGCCGGCGAAATTGTCCGACGACGAACTCGGAGCGGTCGCCGACGCTGCTGTCGCGCAGATCACCGCCGAACTCGGCGCCGTGCCCACGGTCCGGCAGATGGGTCAGGTGATGCGGGTCGCGACAGGTTTGGCCGCGGGCCGCGCAGACGGCGCACGACTGGCAGCGGCGGTCAAGACGCGTCTCTGAGTTCCGGCTCGTTCGCCGGTTCTTCGACGATCAGCGCGGTGCCCGGGAGGGCGACGCCGGCGTGGAACTCGGACTCGGTCGGGCACCGGCCGACGGTTTCGGCTTGAGGCTCCCGTCGCTGACGAAGATGGTCACGGTCGAGCCGGGGATGGCAGAGCCCGAGGGGGCAGATCCGGTCACCGTGCCGCGGTTCTGTTCACCCGGCTGGGTCACCGGGTTCACCTGGAAGCCCCCAGCCGCCAGCGTTGCGGTAGCCGCGCCCTGGGTCATCCCGGTCACCTCGGGCACCTGCGCCTCGGTCGATCCGCGCACGTACTTCGGATCGGTGGGCGGCAAGCTCAGCGGTGGATAGTTGCCGAGCACCGATCGGATGGCGGTGTACCAGGTCCGGGCGGGTTCGTTGCCCCCGTACAGATTGCCGTCGCCACAGTTGCGCAGCGGAAACGAGCAGATCTCGCCGGGGGTCGGAGTATCGCCGTAGACCACGGAAGCGCCGGCCAGCGAATTGGTGAAGGCCAGGAACGCCGACGAGCGATGGGTCTCGGTGGTGCCGGTCTTCGCGGACACCGGTCCGGACCAGCCCGTCGCGCCGGCGGCTGCGGTCGAGGTGCCGGCGCCCACGTCGTCCTGGCTGAGCGCGTTGGCCAGGGTATTCGCCAGACCCGGCTCGACCACCTGTTCGCATGCTTGCTGGGTCAGCGGCACCGACTTGCCCTCGCGGTCGATGATCGAGTCGATCGGTGTCGGCGGGCACCACCGGCCGCCGGAGGCCAGTGTCGCCGCCACGTTGGACAACTCCAGCGGGTTGACCGGGGTGGGCCCCAGGGTGAACGAGCCCAGGTTCTGTTCCTTGATCATGTCGGCCAAGCTCTGATCGCCGTGTCCGGAGGTTCCGCGCACCGCGTAGGACCGCAAGCCGAGTCGAACGGCCATGTCGACGGTCGGCGTCACCCCGACCGACTGGATGAGTTTGACGAAAGCCGTGTTCGGTGAGGTCGCCAGGGCTTGGGTCACCGACATCGGCGACGGGTATTTGGCGGCATTCTCGACGCAGTAGGTGGCCGGGGGACAATTCTTGGCGCCGCCGTTACCCATGCCCTTCGCCTCGAACCGCACCGGCACGTCGAGGGTGGCGTTGATGCCGAGGCCTTTCTCCATCGCCGCAGCCGTCGTGAAGATCTTGAAGACCGACCCGGCGCCGTCACCGACCATGGAGTAGGGCTGCGGTTGGACCGTCTCGTGGGCGTCGCCGTTCAGTCCGTAGGTTCGGCTACTCGCCATGGCCAGGACGCGGTGCTGGTCTTGCCCGGGACTGACCACGTTCATCACCTCGGCGATGTCCTGCAGACCGGGGTTGGCGTTGCCGTTCACCGAGTCCTTGGTAGAGGACTGGACTTCCGGGTCCAGAGTGGTCTTGATCAGGTATCCGCCCCGGTCCACCTGTTCCCGACTGATCCCGGAGTCGGCCAGGTACTGCAACGCGTAGTCGCAGAAGAAGCCGCGGTCGCCGGCCGCGATGCATCCGCGCGGCACCCCCTTGGGCTCGGGCAGCACGCCGAGCGGCTGCTCCTTCGCCGCCCGGAACTCGTTCGCTCGCTGGGGGACGTTCTGGATCAGGGTGTCCAGTACGGTGTTGCGTCGTTCGGTCACCCCGGCCGGATTGGTGTACGGATTCAGCTTGGAACTGGACTGGACCATGCCGGCGAGCATCGCGGACTGCGGAACGTCGAGGTTTGCTGCATCGACGCCGAAGTAGGTCTGCGCCGCGTCCTGGATGCCGTACGACGAGTTGCCGAACGGCACCAGGTTCAGGTACCGGGTCAGGATCTCGTCCTTGGTCAGCTTCTTGTCCAGCGTCAGCGCCATCCG
Above is a genomic segment from Skermania piniformis containing:
- a CDS encoding SDR family NAD(P)-dependent oxidoreductase, translating into MSVFDLTGRKALVTGGARGLGEGMAKALIAAGANVVIGDVEDELGGATATTLGAGFVHLDVTDDANWESAVAATVDQLGGLDLVVNNAGVEITSLLTEVTAEQIDTMLAVNVKGTTLGIKHGLLAMRPNGIAGAGGAIVNVASVAATIAFPGIAVYSATKSAVDRLTRVAAMESGRLGYGVRVNCIYPGLVPTAMGVGLANDVAAIGLFGSPEEAVGSVVELTPAGRLGEVADMADAVVFLASDAARFITGAGLPVDGGMGM
- a CDS encoding metallophosphoesterase, coding for MSEISLSTLRRTATGLTGAAALGIGYVSVVERNAYTLREATLPVLEPGAASLRVLHISDLHMTPWQRVKQQWVRELDRLEPDLVVNTGDNLSHPRAVPSVVQALGGLLARPGLFVFGSNDYFGPVPKNPARYLINNHRRTPTGEPLPWRDMRAAFTERGWLDMTHVRRELDVAGVHIAVAGVDDPHIDRDRYDTVAGAPNPGAGLRLGLTHSPEPRVLDRFAADGYDLVLAGHTHGGQVCLPVYGALVTNCGLDRSRAKGASRWGERMRLHVSAGIGTSPWAPYRLFCRPEASLLTLVARPAPGDQSDSGRGVTDTAAATR
- a CDS encoding GatB/YqeY domain-containing protein yields the protein MAELKARLRSDLTAAMKAKDTVRTQTLRMLLAGITNAEVAGDRAQELADVQVVEVLAKEAKKRAEAAKVFADAGRAELAAKERDEAEIIDEYLPAKLSDDELGAVADAAVAQITAELGAVPTVRQMGQVMRVATGLAAGRADGARLAAAVKTRL
- a CDS encoding transglycosylase domain-containing protein translates to MAKLAGSCLVAGMLLAGLLFPVAGGFGYLSNRAADAVDNVSAELVEGTVPAVSTMVDISGKPIAWLYEQRRFEVPSDKISNDMKLAIVSIEDKRFSEHQGVDWQGTLRALVTNSSSGEVQQGGSTIDQQYVKNYQLLVVAKTDAERRAAVEATPARKIREIRMALTLDKKLTKDEILTRYLNLVPFGNSSYGIQDAAQTYFGVDAANLDVPQSAMLAGMVQSSSKLNPYTNPAGVTERRNTVLDTLIQNVPQRANEFRAAKEQPLGVLPEPKGVPRGCIAAGDRGFFCDYALQYLADSGISREQVDRGGYLIKTTLDPEVQSSTKDSVNGNANPGLQDIAEVMNVVSPGQDQHRVLAMASSRTYGLNGDAHETVQPQPYSMVGDGAGSVFKIFTTAAAMEKGLGINATLDVPVRFEAKGMGNGGAKNCPPATYCVENAAKYPSPMSVTQALATSPNTAFVKLIQSVGVTPTVDMAVRLGLRSYAVRGTSGHGDQSLADMIKEQNLGSFTLGPTPVNPLELSNVAATLASGGRWCPPTPIDSIIDREGKSVPLTQQACEQVVEPGLANTLANALSQDDVGAGTSTAAAGATGWSGPVSAKTGTTETHRSSAFLAFTNSLAGASVVYGDTPTPGEICSFPLRNCGDGNLYGGNEPARTWYTAIRSVLGNYPPLSLPPTDPKYVRGSTEAQVPEVTGMTQGAATATLAAGGFQVNPVTQPGEQNRGTVTGSAPSGSAIPGSTVTIFVSDGSLKPKPSAGARPSPSSTPASPSRAPR
- a CDS encoding SAM-dependent methyltransferase, which produces MSSTSDDRSRPRTEIDTTVPHEARVYNYWLGGKDNYEADRVFGDTVAQHIPTIKAMAQANRAFLGRAVRYLVAEAGVTQFLDIGTGIPSADNTHEVAQQIDPSSRIVYVDKDPLVLAHARALMSSTPEGATTYIQADLHEPRSILEHPAVAETLDLDRPVAIMLVAIMMYFHDSDRPAEAIQTLLDAVPSGSFLTITHPTGDFAPAAMARAVTAIEAGGVRFQARSRAEFETLFNGLPTVEPGLVPVAAWRLDLADGPSLVNNPEEVWYWSGVARKP
- a CDS encoding NUDIX domain-containing protein, with amino-acid sequence MVLHSAGILLYRQDADRVRVFLAHIGGPLWAGKDERAWTIPKGLLAADEEPRAAAVREFTEETGAPPPDGELIELGTFRQAGGKRVTAYALCADFDAMTLAGNTFQMEWPPRSGQIREFPEVDRADWFDLDTAADKLVRGQVPMLAALSTLVDGVPTAAADRSEQVPPIDERGEQPDDRGLH
- a CDS encoding TetR/AcrR family transcriptional regulator, encoding MPSASDAAASRESPAASRESPAGNAAKRRADKIAGRRDELARATLRTLAELGYARTSLREIAANSEYSHGVLHYYFIDKVDLISHCVRLYKTECVARYDDLVAGASEAGALRSGFAERLAQTLVDDNEMHRLWYDLRSQSMFEQVFAPDVQAIDTNLEQMIWRVVERYAELSHSMPTVDARTAYAALDGLFVQALVRYSHGTADAPHRLREQAFELLPRLIA